The Sphingobium aromaticiconvertens genome has a segment encoding these proteins:
- a CDS encoding IS630 family transposase (programmed frameshift) — translation MAAAIGVRTDYTSTDLRGFARRCGDGDQVRRLLAVALILDGGNRSDAAKFAGVTLQIVRDWVVRFNEGGPDGLATRKAPGRTSILNDEQRAKLAEIVETGPIPAAHGVVRWRLCDLAQWIRDEFQLSVTRHTLGRELRALGYRKITARPRHRGQKPDDIAIFKKSSLPVWSKSRGLPKGTPLELWWQDEARIGQQTKLTRRWAKRGTRPSAPKDQRRSSAWLFGAICPAEGKAAGIVMPRCNSEAMSMHLDEIAFHVAPGAHAVLLLDQAGWHGSAELVVPPNITLMPLPPRCPELNPVENVWQFMRDNWLSNRIFNSYDDIVDHCCYAWNKLAEQPWRIMSLGLRQWAHGF, via the exons ATGGCGGCGGCGATTGGGGTTCGAACTGACTACACATCAACGGATTTGCGTGGCTTTGCCCGACGATGCGGTGATGGGGACCAGGTGCGTCGTTTATTGGCGGTGGCTCTGATCCTGGACGGCGGGAACCGTAGCGATGCAGCGAAGTTTGCCGGGGTGACGCTGCAAATCGTGCGCGACTGGGTCGTGCGGTTCAATGAGGGCGGCCCTGACGGTCTGGCAACGCGCAAGGCCCCCGGACGGACGTCGATCCTGAACGACGAACAGCGCGCCAAGCTTGCCGAAATCGTCGAGACAGGGCCTATCCCGGCGGCGCATGGTGTCGTGCGCTGGCGTCTATGCGATCTGGCGCAGTGGATCCGGGACGAGTTCCAATTGTCGGTCACGCGTCACACGCTTGGAAGAGAGCTTCGCGCGCTGGGGTATCGCAAGATCACGGCGCGGCCCCGCCACCGTGGCCAGAAACCCGATGATATCGCCATTTTTAAAAAGAGTTCGCTGCCTGTCTGGAGCAAATCA CGAGGCCTCCCGAAAGGCACGCCCCTAGAATTATGGTGGCAAGATGAAGCCCGCATCGGTCAGCAGACCAAGCTCACCCGGCGCTGGGCAAAGCGCGGCACCAGACCCTCAGCGCCAAAAGACCAACGGCGATCATCGGCCTGGCTCTTTGGGGCGATTTGCCCCGCAGAAGGCAAAGCAGCAGGCATCGTCATGCCCAGGTGCAACAGTGAGGCAATGAGTATGCACCTTGACGAAATTGCCTTCCATGTCGCGCCCGGTGCTCATGCCGTGTTGCTTCTCGATCAAGCCGGATGGCACGGCTCTGCAGAACTCGTCGTTCCGCCCAACATCACTCTGATGCCGCTGCCGCCCAGATGCCCTGAGTTGAACCCGGTCGAGAATGTCTGGCAATTTATGCGAGACAACTGGCTCTCAAACCGCATCTTCAATTCTTACGACGATATCGTCGATCACTGCTGCTACGCCTGGAACAAGCTCGCAGAACAGCCTTGGCGCATCATGTCCCTGGGACTACGTCAATGGGCACATGGGTTCTAA
- a CDS encoding RidA family protein, with protein sequence MKTLACLLALFAAGPALAQGAPRPQSFPATLPFSPAVRVGDILFMSGQIGQVPNGMDPHKEGYDAAVRAAMDSIGKILASNGLDFGHVVKCTVMLDDMADWPRFNAAYLPYFEGKRLPARSAFGVDGLALGAPLEVECLAAFK encoded by the coding sequence ATGAAGACCCTGGCTTGCCTTCTCGCGCTGTTCGCTGCTGGCCCCGCGCTGGCGCAGGGCGCGCCCAGGCCGCAGTCGTTCCCTGCGACGCTGCCCTTTTCGCCTGCCGTGCGAGTGGGGGACATATTGTTCATGTCGGGCCAGATCGGGCAGGTGCCCAACGGGATGGACCCGCACAAGGAAGGGTATGACGCGGCGGTCAGGGCGGCAATGGACAGCATCGGCAAAATATTGGCGAGCAATGGCCTCGATTTCGGGCATGTCGTCAAATGCACGGTGATGCTGGACGACATGGCTGACTGGCCGCGCTTCAACGCCGCCTACCTCCCTTATTTCGAGGGGAAGCGCCTCCCCGCGCGCAGTGCGTTTGGCGTCGACGGGCTGGCGCTTGGCGCACCGCTGGAAGTGGAGTGCCTTGCCGCGTTCAAGTGA
- a CDS encoding TauD/TfdA dioxygenase family protein, with amino-acid sequence MQIVFGYSKRGGSIIITALDIYQYHCSCTDLSGEMRGDFMSSAAADILNRADQIIGIRPLQPTIGAEIEGIDLSKPLSSEQRDAIRAAVIQYKVVFFRDQPLIPRGAGSDSRLRFPRG; translated from the coding sequence TTGCAAATAGTATTTGGATATTCAAAGCGCGGCGGGTCGATCATCATAACCGCACTCGATATTTATCAATACCACTGCTCATGCACGGACTTGTCCGGCGAAATGAGAGGTGATTTCATGTCTTCCGCAGCCGCAGATATTCTCAACCGTGCCGATCAGATCATCGGCATCCGCCCATTGCAGCCAACCATAGGCGCCGAAATCGAAGGTATCGATCTCAGCAAACCGCTTTCATCTGAGCAGCGTGACGCGATCCGCGCCGCTGTCATTCAATATAAGGTCGTGTTCTTCCGCGACCAGCCACTAATACCAAGGGGCGCTGGTTCTGACTCACGTTTGAGATTCCCAAGAGGCTGA